One window of the Lycorma delicatula isolate Av1 chromosome 3, ASM4794821v1, whole genome shotgun sequence genome contains the following:
- the LOC142321906 gene encoding putative ribosome-binding factor A, mitochondrial has translation MYISSLSSIKQIQLHYANAMKFSTYMVLQSSRNSAKLGKLMNKLLGDSRNRKKKLYFNALPSGGTPEFFDYVSSSKHSSCNEKRSSALNKIFMRNITDIMSTGELCPELIERGIQISKVKITSTFHQINVHWLTDGTKEDEKTEQLLGKLAPKLRHELSQLQIMGCVPKIEFIKDSSHLKYLVLENILKTVDFGKDFEPTPLANDWKSDYAPEISLSPEIKVDEYDGLESSISETPLPVMRTDVFGLDHGSIMSRISQSVLKAKATHRKDHSVKPLLEHCENPDEAVVLNSKERKKLFRDYLSKKAVERRKANTKERHSSRPEKLIFEQEMKSRFANQSIERFEEDSHELDEFTSNDSYLEIDDNYPLNK, from the exons atgtATATTTCTTCACTTTCGTCAATCAAACAAATCCAGTTGCATTATGCTAATGCAATGAAATTTAGTACTTATATGGTGTTACAGAGCAGTAGAAATAGTGCAAAATTAGGAAAACTGATGAATAAACTTTTGGGCGATTCGAGGAATCGAAAAAA gaaGCTTTATTTTAATGCACTACCGTCTGGTGGTACACCAGAATTTTTTGATTATGTATCAAGTAGTAAACATTCTAGCTGTAATGAGAAACGATCATCTGCTTTAAACAAGATCTTCATGAGGAACATTACTGATATAATGTCTACGGGTGAACTATGCCCTGAATTAATTGAAAGAGGAATTCAGATATCAAAg gttaaaattacAAGTACTTTTCATCAGATTAATGTTCATTGGTTGACAGATGGAACTAAAGAAGATGAAAAAACTGAGCAGTTACTTGGAAAATTAGCACCAAAACTTCGTCATGAACTTTCACAATTACAAATTATGGGTTGTGtaccaaaaattgaatttattaaag aTTCTTCTCATTTGAAATATTTGGTTTTGGAGAATATTCTTAAAACAGTAGATTTTGGTAAAGATTTTGAACCTACTCCATTAGCAAATGATTGGAAGTCTGATTATGCACCAGAGATCTCATTGTCACCTGAAATAAAAGTT GATGAATATGATGGACTGGAATCATCTATTTCTGAAACACCACTTCCTGTTATGAGAACAGATGTATTTGGACTTGATCATGGAAGTATAATGTCAAGG ATCAGTCAGTCTGTTCTGAAAGCCAAAGCAACTCATAGGAAAGATCATAGTGTCAAGCCATTATTGGAGCATTGTGAAAATCCAGATGAAGCTgttgttttaaattcaaaagaaagaaagaaattatttagagATTATTTATCGAAAAAGGCTGTGGAAAGGAGAAAAGCTAACACAAAGGAAAGGCATTCTAGTAGgccagaaaaattaatatttgaacaagaaatgaaaagtaGATTTGCGAATCAGTCTATTGAAAGATTTGAAGAAGATTCTCATGAATTGGATGAATTTACCAGTAATGATAGTTATCTAGAAATCGATGACAATTATCcacttaataaataa